In Euphorbia lathyris chromosome 9, ddEupLath1.1, whole genome shotgun sequence, the following are encoded in one genomic region:
- the LOC136207442 gene encoding serine/threonine protein phosphatase 2A 55 kDa regulatory subunit B beta isoform-like, which translates to MERMDYPITRHPEFRYKTEFQSPEPEFDYLKSLEIEEKINKIRWCQTANGALFLLSTNDKTIKFWKVQEKKVKKISEMNVDPSKAVGNGTVASSSTPSSAKPILANGGWLEKSYSCPSNDFTFPAGGISSLRLPVVTSNETSLVARCRRVYAHAHDYHINSISNNSDGETFISADDLRINLWNLEISSQSFNIVDVKPANMEDLTEVITSAEFHPSHCNTLAYSSSRGSIRLIDLRQSALCDSHAKLFEEQEAPGSRSFFTEIIASISDIKFAKDGRHILSRDYMTLKLYIYIYIYNYVIHLFKLFLITLYIFILHV; encoded by the coding sequence ATGGAAAGAATGGATTACCCTATTACTAGGCATCCTGAATTTCGTTACAAAACAGAGTTTCAGAGCCCTGAACCTGAGTTTGACTATCTCAAGAGTTTGGAAATAGAGGAGAAAATCAACAAAATCAGATGGTGCCAAACAGCCAATGGTGCTCTTTTTCTCCTATCTACTAATGATAAAACCATTAAGTTTTGGAAGGTTCAAGAGAAGAAGGTTAAGAaaatctctgaaatgaatgtGGACCCTTCAAAAGCTGTAGGAAATGGGACTGTTGCTAGTTCAAGTACTCCAAGTAGTGCTAAACCTATCCTTGCCAATGGAGGTTGGCTTGAGAAGTCGTACAGTTGCCCGAGCAATGATTTCACTTTCCCAGCTGGGGGCATTTCGTCACTCCGTTTGCCCGTGGTTACTAGCAATGAGACCAGCCTGGTTGCTAGATGCCGAAGGGTATATGCTCATGCACATGATTATCACATCAACTCAATTTCTAACAACAGTGATGGTGAAACGTTTATATCAGCCGACGACCTGCGAATTAATCTTTGGAACTTGGAAATTAGCAGTCAAAGTTTTAATATTGTTGACGTGAAACCTGCCAATATGGAGGATCTAACTGAGGTTATAACATCTGCTGAGTTCCACCCCAGCCATTGTAATACGTTAGCATACAGCAGTTCAAGAGGCTCAATACGGCTTATTGATTTACGACAGTCAGCTTTATGTGATTCTCATGCTAAATTGTTTGAGGAACAAGAGGCTCCAGGCTCTAGATCATTTTTTACAGAGATAATTGCTTCGATCTCAGATATTAAATTTGCCAAGGATGGAAGACACATCCTTAGTCGTGACTACATGACCcttaagttatatatatatatatatatatataattatgtaatacatcTATTCAAATTATTTCTAATTACTTTGTATATATTCATTCTAcatgtttag